One region of Hydrogenobaculum sp. Y04AAS1 genomic DNA includes:
- the sucC gene encoding ADP-forming succinate--CoA ligase subunit beta has product MKLHEHQSKELLKKYGLPVPEGYAAFNVKEAKEAAQALGGYPLVVKAQIHCGARGKAGGVKIVKSDEELEAFSEAILGKILKTVQCPNGKVVSRLLIEKATPIEKEFYLSITLDRSNSKILIMASKEGGMEIEELSKEKPDAIIKEYVDPVLGIMPYQTRKLSFALGLNPSLFGKIVSKLYQAYMDLDASLLEINPLVLTKDGDIVLLDAKVEIDDNAAFRHKDIEELEDITQIDPLEVEAKKYGLNYIKLEGNIGCMVNGAGLAMTTMDIIKLAGGAPANFLDVGGGASVEQIANAFRILTSDENVKAVFINIFGGILRCDRLANGLIEAAKIVNIKIPVVVRLEGTNVEEGRKLLKESGLNFESAVDMWDGAQKAIKLAQ; this is encoded by the coding sequence ATGAAATTACATGAGCATCAATCTAAGGAATTGCTCAAGAAATATGGCTTACCAGTGCCAGAAGGGTATGCTGCTTTTAACGTTAAAGAAGCAAAAGAAGCAGCTCAGGCTTTGGGAGGTTATCCATTGGTGGTAAAAGCCCAGATTCATTGTGGCGCCAGAGGAAAAGCTGGTGGAGTAAAGATAGTAAAATCCGATGAAGAACTGGAAGCGTTTTCAGAAGCTATACTTGGTAAAATCTTAAAAACGGTTCAATGTCCAAATGGAAAAGTGGTTTCAAGGCTTTTAATAGAAAAAGCAACCCCTATAGAAAAAGAGTTTTATCTTAGCATTACATTAGATAGGTCGAATTCAAAGATACTTATAATGGCTTCTAAAGAAGGTGGTATGGAGATAGAGGAGTTATCTAAAGAAAAACCAGATGCAATAATAAAAGAGTATGTGGACCCAGTTCTTGGTATAATGCCTTATCAGACTAGAAAACTCTCTTTTGCACTTGGTTTAAATCCATCTTTGTTTGGTAAAATAGTTTCAAAGCTATATCAAGCTTATATGGATTTGGATGCTTCTTTGTTAGAGATAAATCCTCTTGTACTTACAAAAGACGGAGATATAGTGCTTTTGGATGCAAAGGTAGAAATAGATGATAATGCAGCTTTTAGACACAAAGATATAGAAGAGCTTGAAGATATCACTCAAATAGACCCGCTTGAAGTGGAAGCCAAAAAATACGGTTTAAATTATATAAAGCTTGAGGGTAATATAGGATGTATGGTAAATGGAGCTGGGCTTGCCATGACTACTATGGATATTATTAAATTGGCTGGTGGGGCACCTGCAAACTTCCTTGATGTAGGAGGTGGTGCTTCTGTGGAGCAAATAGCCAACGCTTTTAGGATACTCACATCCGATGAAAATGTAAAAGCAGTTTTTATAAATATATTTGGCGGGATACTAAGATGTGATAGATTGGCCAATGGACTTATAGAAGCGGCAAAGATCGTCAATATAAAAATCCCTGTAGTGGTAAGGTTAGAGGGCACAAACGTAGAAGAAGGAAGAAAACTCTTAAAAGAATCTGGCTTAAACTTTGAGAGTGCTGTAGATATGTGGGACGGCGCTCAGAAAGCTATAAAACTTGCACAATAA
- a CDS encoding cold-shock protein codes for MGITGTVKWFSKEKGYGFLTRDDNQGDVFVHFSAIDPNRQGFKTLVQGQRVEFEVDQDSKGPRAKNVRVLS; via the coding sequence ATGGGCATCACAGGCACAGTTAAGTGGTTCAGCAAAGAAAAAGGTTATGGATTCCTCACAAGGGATGATAACCAAGGCGACGTTTTCGTTCATTTCTCAGCAATCGACCCAAATAGACAAGGTTTCAAAACTTTGGTTCAGGGGCAAAGAGTTGAATTTGAGGTAGACCAAGATTCAAAAGGTCCAAGGGCAAAAAACGTTCGCGTTTTATCTTAA
- the truB gene encoding tRNA pseudouridine(55) synthase TruB, translating into MDGFYIGYKPVGISSSKFVLDISKSLNTKAGHTGTLDLEAEGIMIIALGQATKYTQYFNVLPKIYETKGMLGIKTDTQDISGNVIQKIEDVNITCEELKSTIEKFKGKITQIPPIYSAKKINGKKAYKLARKNQVQSIELKPITVNVYSIELLECNIPEFYTKAVVSTGTYIRTLINDIGDTLKVGATTLIIKRTAVGKFGNESVGKIYSIEDGLYFIPSLLLKDDIVRRLKHGKVIKYEAKDGVYKLLSEDGMFHGVVEVKDNVLKALRMQSQEDKNHIDKI; encoded by the coding sequence ATGGATGGTTTTTATATAGGCTATAAGCCGGTTGGTATATCATCTTCAAAATTTGTGCTTGATATATCTAAAAGCCTAAATACAAAAGCAGGACATACTGGTACGCTTGATTTAGAAGCAGAAGGTATAATGATAATAGCTCTTGGGCAAGCCACCAAGTATACGCAATACTTCAATGTGCTCCCAAAAATTTACGAGACAAAAGGTATGCTTGGTATAAAAACAGACACCCAGGATATCTCAGGAAATGTTATTCAGAAAATAGAAGATGTAAATATAACCTGTGAAGAGCTAAAAAGCACCATTGAAAAATTCAAAGGCAAAATAACCCAAATACCCCCCATCTACTCCGCTAAAAAGATAAACGGTAAAAAAGCTTACAAATTAGCAAGAAAAAACCAAGTCCAAAGCATAGAGCTAAAACCTATAACGGTGAATGTTTACAGTATTGAGCTTTTAGAATGCAACATACCTGAGTTTTATACAAAAGCTGTTGTTTCAACGGGGACTTACATAAGGACGTTGATAAACGATATAGGAGATACTCTAAAAGTGGGTGCTACTACGCTTATTATAAAGCGTACCGCCGTAGGTAAATTTGGCAATGAAAGCGTAGGTAAGATTTATTCTATTGAAGATGGTCTTTATTTTATACCGTCTTTACTATTAAAAGATGATATCGTTAGGCGTTTAAAGCATGGTAAAGTAATAAAATATGAAGCAAAAGACGGCGTATATAAACTTTTATCGGAAGATGGAATGTTTCACGGCGTTGTAGAGGTAAAAGATAATGTTCTAAAAGCTTTAAGAATGCAAAGCCAAGAAGATAAAAATCATATTGACAAAATATAA
- a CDS encoding RNA polymerase sigma factor RpoD/SigA, with translation MYSDSEQEIINQYMKRVSSVKLLTPQEEKEFAKRAKAGDKEALKALVEANLRFVVSVAKQYMGYGIPLSELIAAGNLGLLEAATRFDPDKNVKFISYAVWWVRQAIMQALSQQTGAVRIPVKHSHLISAVGLAYNELLKELEREPTYKEIADYINKKNIIREFKKETGFAPTEEELEQSMTQEHKYTVTEEDVKKCLQICKTPLSLDTPVGDNPDTLFVDLLSISDTDEIEEGVIKDVLEKELHDIISKLPEKERKVLELRYGLNGNEPLTLREIGDALGISRERVRQLETRAIKKLRSFALKRHLKDFLS, from the coding sequence ATGTATTCTGATAGTGAACAAGAGATTATCAATCAATATATGAAGCGAGTCTCTAGTGTAAAGCTTTTAACGCCTCAAGAAGAAAAAGAATTTGCCAAAAGAGCGAAAGCTGGTGATAAGGAAGCCTTAAAAGCTTTAGTAGAAGCAAACCTAAGATTTGTGGTAAGCGTAGCAAAGCAGTATATGGGGTATGGCATACCTTTGTCTGAGTTAATAGCGGCTGGAAACTTGGGTCTTTTAGAAGCGGCTACGAGGTTTGATCCAGATAAAAACGTAAAATTTATATCTTATGCTGTATGGTGGGTAAGACAAGCTATAATGCAAGCTTTGTCTCAACAAACCGGAGCTGTGAGAATACCTGTAAAGCACTCTCATCTTATAAGTGCAGTGGGTCTTGCTTACAATGAGCTTTTAAAAGAGCTTGAAAGAGAACCTACTTATAAAGAAATAGCAGATTATATAAACAAAAAGAATATTATTAGAGAGTTTAAAAAAGAAACCGGTTTTGCGCCTACGGAAGAGGAGCTAGAGCAATCGATGACCCAAGAGCATAAATATACCGTAACTGAAGAGGATGTAAAAAAATGTCTTCAGATATGTAAAACACCTCTTTCTTTGGATACGCCTGTGGGGGATAATCCAGATACTCTTTTTGTTGACCTTCTTAGCATATCTGACACAGACGAGATAGAAGAGGGTGTTATAAAAGATGTATTGGAAAAGGAATTGCACGATATAATCAGTAAACTTCCGGAGAAGGAAAGAAAAGTCCTTGAGCTAAGGTATGGTCTAAACGGCAATGAACCTCTAACGCTGAGAGAGATAGGAGATGCTTTGGGTATTTCAAGGGAAAGGGTAAGGCAGTTAGAAACAAGAGCTATTAAAAAACTAAGAAGTTTTGCTTTAAAAAGACATTTAAAAGATTTCTTAAGTTAG
- a CDS encoding Do family serine endopeptidase, with product MRKIFAILSVFALLFFTNSCVKKSRVEQATSTQQPSSQYQLKLNVPVLAQMQDELVQIVKRVSPSVVTIFSTQEVNVPLFPQIPGFDLPTPSIPQETKALGSGVIFEYNKQNDTFFILTNNHVIAHSKSVVVNFGKNEQHQAKVLGADPKTDLAVLEVSAKGIKDPDSRVATLGNSDTLQVGQIVLAIGNPYGLDRTVTMGVISALHRSIGLTQYENYIQTDAAINPGNSGGPLVNIQGQVIGINSAMVEGGQGLGFAIPINLAKWVSSQIIKHGSVTRGWIGVMIQQVTPSLAKALKVQNGAVVVQVMPNGPADKAGIKVGDVIVGIDNENISTIQQLQFKVMETKPGTTLTFHIIRNGKPMDLKVTIGKMPTNPTSVSETQTTTDLGISVANLTPQQMQTYGGGVYVVSVGPNSPAASSLQPGDVILMVNNHPVNSVNDFKSLVSQYVKSGYVLFLVARDGQRFYVSIQTR from the coding sequence ATGAGAAAAATTTTTGCAATATTATCTGTATTTGCCCTTTTGTTTTTCACAAACTCCTGTGTGAAGAAAAGTAGAGTAGAACAAGCTACCTCGACTCAGCAACCGTCTAGCCAGTACCAACTCAAATTAAATGTACCAGTATTGGCACAGATGCAAGATGAACTTGTGCAGATTGTAAAAAGAGTCTCTCCTTCTGTGGTAACGATATTTTCTACCCAAGAGGTAAACGTACCGCTTTTTCCACAAATACCTGGTTTTGACCTTCCAACACCTTCGATACCACAAGAAACAAAGGCTCTTGGGTCCGGTGTTATATTTGAATACAACAAGCAAAACGATACGTTTTTTATACTTACAAACAACCATGTTATAGCTCATAGCAAAAGCGTAGTGGTGAATTTTGGAAAAAATGAACAGCATCAAGCTAAAGTATTAGGTGCAGATCCAAAAACAGATTTGGCAGTATTAGAAGTTAGTGCAAAGGGGATAAAAGATCCAGATTCAAGAGTGGCAACGCTTGGTAATTCAGATACACTCCAAGTGGGCCAAATCGTGCTAGCTATAGGTAATCCTTATGGCCTAGATAGGACTGTGACGATGGGGGTTATATCTGCTTTACATAGGAGTATAGGTTTAACTCAATATGAAAATTACATACAAACGGATGCTGCTATAAACCCAGGCAACAGCGGCGGGCCTCTTGTAAATATACAAGGCCAGGTAATAGGTATAAACTCTGCTATGGTAGAAGGCGGTCAAGGTCTTGGCTTTGCCATCCCTATAAATTTAGCAAAATGGGTATCTTCTCAAATTATAAAACATGGTTCTGTTACAAGGGGATGGATAGGTGTGATGATACAACAAGTTACGCCAAGCTTAGCAAAAGCTCTAAAAGTTCAAAACGGTGCTGTGGTAGTTCAAGTTATGCCAAATGGCCCTGCAGATAAAGCTGGTATAAAAGTGGGTGATGTTATAGTAGGTATAGACAACGAAAATATAAGCACTATACAACAGCTGCAATTTAAAGTGATGGAGACAAAACCTGGTACTACTCTCACATTTCACATAATAAGAAATGGAAAGCCCATGGACTTAAAAGTAACTATAGGGAAAATGCCTACAAACCCAACGTCTGTTAGTGAAACTCAAACTACCACAGACCTTGGCATATCTGTAGCAAACCTAACTCCACAACAGATGCAAACTTACGGCGGTGGTGTTTATGTGGTAAGCGTAGGCCCAAACAGTCCAGCAGCTAGTTCTCTTCAGCCTGGAGACGTGATACTAATGGTAAACAACCATCCTGTGAACTCTGTAAATGATTTTAAATCGCTTGTATCTCAATATGTAAAATCTGGATATGTGTTGTTTTTGGTGGCAAGGGATGGGCAAAGATTTTACGTAAGTATACAAACAAGGTGA
- a CDS encoding class I SAM-dependent methyltransferase, which yields MNKTLYEKYAVVQKQAADNLLEIIKHLEYENALDVGAGTGFLTKHLNRCMAIDIDKSLKTCHKNFFVGSAEELPFKDESFDMVISNFALHLCNTELSIKEMIRVSKKYVACSLPVRGSLENWIYEFPDENRVFELLKSKNIKVFEKRVYYLDFTKLELLKFINKTGKPKKKYSNYFISKSQIKDTLLKIENPSFVVLSFLIEV from the coding sequence ATGAATAAAACCTTATACGAAAAATATGCCGTTGTACAAAAACAAGCGGCAGATAACCTTTTAGAAATTATAAAACATTTAGAATACGAAAATGCTCTTGATGTAGGAGCTGGGACTGGATTTTTGACTAAACACCTAAATAGATGTATGGCTATTGATATTGATAAAAGCCTAAAAACTTGTCATAAAAACTTCTTTGTAGGAAGCGCTGAAGAACTACCTTTTAAAGATGAGAGCTTTGATATGGTAATTAGCAATTTTGCTTTGCATTTATGCAACACAGAGCTATCTATAAAAGAGATGATTAGGGTATCAAAAAAATATGTAGCTTGCTCTTTGCCGGTAAGGGGGAGTTTAGAAAATTGGATATACGAATTTCCAGATGAGAATAGAGTTTTTGAGCTTTTAAAATCAAAAAATATAAAAGTATTTGAAAAAAGAGTATACTATCTTGATTTTACAAAGCTTGAATTACTTAAGTTTATTAATAAGACTGGCAAACCAAAGAAAAAATATAGCAATTATTTCATTAGTAAATCACAGATAAAGGATACATTATTAAAAATAGAAAATCCTTCTTTTGTTGTGTTATCATTTTTAATAGAGGTGTGA
- a CDS encoding biotin/lipoate A/B protein ligase family protein: MRVLYTFNKPWYYHMALDSVLLSLKAQNKIPNTLRFLSFDPECVLIGYHQNPYDEVNLELCESLNIDIGRRRTGGGAIYFNKAQIGWEIVASLKDFNIKNYEELSQYMCEKVAKALSSFGLNAKYRPRNDIEINSKKISGTGGVLQDGAFLYQGTILIDFDPDKMASLLKIPYEKLQDKNISSAKERVTSLKQELGYAPSFEDIAKAIEKEFEEFGLEQEDLTQEEIKLLDEISNKLNSKEWIFENEIADKLISTKTIRTKAGTFKISFKIDKSKRLLEYIIINGDFFATPPSAIKDLESYLKFSYFDEIKQKIKTFFDNTNLKISFMTDEELSDIILKIINE; this comes from the coding sequence ATGAGGGTTTTGTACACTTTTAATAAACCTTGGTATTACCATATGGCTCTTGACTCTGTTTTACTTTCTTTAAAAGCCCAAAACAAAATACCAAATACGCTTAGATTTTTAAGCTTTGATCCAGAATGTGTACTCATAGGTTATCATCAAAATCCCTATGATGAGGTAAATTTAGAGCTTTGTGAGTCTCTAAACATAGATATAGGAAGAAGAAGAACAGGGGGCGGTGCTATATATTTTAACAAAGCTCAAATAGGATGGGAAATAGTAGCCTCTTTAAAGGACTTTAATATAAAAAATTACGAAGAGCTTTCTCAATACATGTGTGAAAAAGTGGCAAAGGCTTTGTCAAGTTTTGGTCTAAACGCCAAATATAGACCAAGAAACGACATCGAGATAAACTCCAAAAAAATATCTGGTACTGGCGGTGTTCTACAAGATGGGGCTTTTTTGTATCAAGGTACTATACTTATAGATTTTGATCCAGACAAAATGGCCTCTTTGTTAAAAATACCTTACGAAAAGCTCCAAGACAAAAATATATCTTCTGCCAAAGAAAGAGTTACATCTTTAAAGCAAGAACTTGGTTATGCTCCATCTTTTGAAGATATTGCAAAAGCCATAGAAAAAGAATTTGAAGAGTTTGGTTTAGAACAAGAAGATTTAACACAAGAAGAGATTAAACTTTTAGATGAGATTTCTAACAAATTAAACTCAAAAGAATGGATATTTGAAAATGAGATTGCAGATAAGCTTATAAGCACAAAAACCATACGTACCAAAGCAGGGACTTTTAAAATAAGTTTTAAAATAGATAAATCTAAAAGGCTTTTAGAATATATAATTATAAATGGAGACTTTTTTGCCACACCACCAAGTGCCATCAAGGATTTAGAAAGCTACCTTAAATTTTCTTACTTTGATGAGATAAAACAAAAGATAAAAACATTTTTTGATAATACAAACCTAAAAATTTCTTTTATGACAGATGAAGAGTTGTCGGATATTATTTTAAAAATTATAAATGAATAA
- the fabZ gene encoding 3-hydroxyacyl-ACP dehydratase FabZ codes for MDVLEIMKIIPHRYPLLLVDKILEMELGKRIVGLKNVSVNEPFFQGHFPGYPLMPGVLMLEAMAQVGGILMIKSLGLEIGKYAVVFAGIDEARFKRPVYPGDQLIMELETISLKKTISKMKGTATVNNQVVAEAILMAAARELESIKK; via the coding sequence ATGGATGTCTTAGAAATTATGAAGATAATACCACACAGATATCCGCTTCTATTGGTGGATAAGATATTGGAGATGGAGCTTGGAAAACGTATAGTTGGACTTAAAAACGTGAGTGTGAACGAACCTTTTTTCCAAGGGCATTTTCCAGGTTATCCTTTGATGCCGGGAGTTCTTATGCTTGAGGCTATGGCCCAAGTGGGCGGAATATTGATGATAAAAAGTCTTGGGCTTGAAATAGGAAAATATGCGGTGGTGTTTGCCGGTATAGATGAAGCGAGGTTTAAAAGGCCAGTATACCCAGGAGACCAGCTTATAATGGAACTTGAAACCATATCTCTTAAAAAAACCATATCAAAAATGAAAGGTACTGCCACAGTAAACAACCAGGTAGTGGCGGAGGCGATTTTAATGGCAGCTGCCAGAGAGCTTGAATCTATCAAGAAATGA
- the amrB gene encoding AmmeMemoRadiSam system protein B, whose translation MVREEAVAGLFYPGDKDILLQAINLVCENEVIQDVDAKGVIVPHAGYIYSGHTACSVYKRLKPKKNIIMMGPNHTGQGPVISIDSSDAWKTPLGEVPINKELRDKIASFGIEIEPKAHIKEHSLEVQLPFLQVYFKDFTIVPMILGFLDYETIVKFGKFLSSFVDDDTLILVSSDMSHYISQEEAQKKDSFLYDTISRLDSKELYRRAIQYNITMCGFIPAAVAIEALKDKVKKAYAVEYTNSGMVTKDFEKVVAYLGVIFE comes from the coding sequence ATGGTTAGAGAAGAAGCTGTAGCTGGACTTTTTTATCCGGGGGATAAGGATATACTTTTACAAGCCATAAACTTGGTATGTGAAAACGAGGTTATCCAAGATGTAGATGCAAAAGGTGTCATAGTACCACATGCTGGTTATATATACTCTGGGCATACGGCTTGTAGTGTTTATAAAAGACTAAAACCAAAGAAAAACATCATAATGATGGGGCCAAACCACACCGGCCAAGGCCCAGTAATATCAATAGACAGCTCGGATGCCTGGAAAACGCCCCTTGGGGAAGTACCTATAAACAAAGAACTACGAGACAAGATAGCCTCTTTTGGTATAGAGATAGAACCCAAAGCCCATATAAAAGAGCATTCTTTAGAAGTACAACTTCCTTTTTTACAGGTGTATTTTAAAGATTTTACTATAGTACCTATGATATTGGGGTTTTTAGATTATGAGACTATAGTAAAATTTGGTAAATTCTTATCGTCTTTTGTAGATGATGATACCCTCATATTAGTTAGCTCTGATATGTCTCACTATATATCCCAAGAAGAGGCCCAGAAAAAAGATAGCTTTCTTTACGATACTATATCAAGGTTAGATTCCAAAGAGCTCTACAGAAGAGCTATCCAATACAACATCACAATGTGCGGGTTTATACCGGCAGCAGTGGCCATAGAAGCCCTAAAGGATAAAGTGAAAAAAGCTTATGCGGTGGAATATACAAATTCTGGTATGGTCACAAAAGATTTTGAAAAAGTAGTGGCATACCTTGGTGTTATCTTTGAATGA
- a CDS encoding AAA family ATPase — protein MKIATIGFSGSGKSYIASILEGLGFYWLRSDAIRKSLFGSFYDEETTKKVYEELIKRAKEHKDAILDATFLKKWQRKLVVDNFPDEYYFILIKADENIIKQRLQTRKDISDADFNIYLMQKASFEPPDEIPPDRLISVENNGKEDISLLLKSLINKIKA, from the coding sequence ATGAAAATAGCCACCATAGGCTTTTCTGGAAGTGGTAAATCCTACATTGCATCCATTTTAGAAGGTCTTGGCTTTTATTGGCTGCGCTCAGACGCCATTAGAAAATCTTTGTTTGGAAGCTTTTACGATGAAGAAACCACCAAAAAAGTCTACGAAGAGCTTATAAAAAGGGCAAAAGAGCACAAAGATGCCATTTTGGATGCAACGTTTCTTAAAAAATGGCAAAGAAAACTCGTTGTAGATAACTTCCCCGATGAGTATTATTTTATTTTAATAAAAGCCGATGAAAACATCATAAAACAAAGGCTTCAAACGAGAAAAGATATATCTGATGCAGATTTTAATATCTATCTTATGCAAAAAGCCTCTTTTGAACCCCCAGACGAGATTCCACCAGATAGACTAATAAGCGTTGAAAACAATGGAAAAGAAGACATAAGCTTACTTTTAAAAAGCTTAATAAATAAAATAAAAGCTTGA
- a CDS encoding P-II family nitrogen regulator, which produces MKKVEAIIKPFKLDEVKDALVEIGIGGMTITEVKGFGQQKGKTEIYRATEYVIDFLPKIKIETVVKDSEVEKVVQTILKSAQTGKVGDGKIFIYNVEETVRIRTGERGESAI; this is translated from the coding sequence ATGAAGAAGGTTGAGGCTATCATCAAGCCTTTTAAGCTTGATGAAGTCAAGGATGCACTGGTGGAGATAGGCATCGGTGGTATGACTATCACCGAGGTGAAGGGCTTTGGCCAGCAAAAAGGCAAAACGGAAATCTACAGGGCCACCGAGTACGTTATTGATTTTCTACCAAAGATCAAGATAGAAACGGTGGTCAAAGATTCCGAAGTGGAAAAGGTGGTACAGACCATCCTAAAATCTGCCCAGACTGGTAAGGTGGGCGATGGAAAGATTTTTATCTACAACGTAGAGGAAACGGTAAGAATAAGGACCGGTGAAAGAGGAGAAAGCGCCATATGA
- a CDS encoding ammonium transporter has translation MKTFKGGIDMLKKVGLGFLLLTGSAFADTAPKLNHGDTAWMLVASSLVMLMTIPGLAFFYGGMAKKKDLLNTIALSFMAYAITSVIWVLYAYSLAFGADVHGIIGNLQYLFMNGVTSNTIHPSTNIPEFIYAGFQLAFAAIAVALISGSLIERLKFSAWLVIVPLCISFVYVPVAHWVWGGGWLAKLGAVDFAGGIVIHITAGFGGLAGALVLGKRKNTQLVPNNVAYTVLGAGLLWFGWFGFNAGSEVAADGIASSAWLVTNTAGAIAAISWMITEWKIHGKPTTLGIASGAIAGLAGITPASGYVNIMGAMVIGILAGVLPVLAVSWLKPKLGYDDALDVFGVHGVASFFGVILTGVFADPSINPSEKGILYGNSHLLIAQIIASISTMIYAFVVSFVIFKIVDITMGIRIRKEEEIEGLDSVAHGETAYN, from the coding sequence ATGAAAACTTTTAAAGGAGGTATAGATATGCTTAAAAAAGTCGGGTTAGGTTTTCTGCTTCTTACAGGAAGCGCTTTTGCCGATACGGCGCCAAAGCTAAACCACGGTGATACAGCGTGGATGCTGGTAGCAAGCTCTTTGGTTATGCTTATGACCATACCAGGCTTGGCGTTTTTCTACGGTGGTATGGCAAAGAAAAAAGATCTTTTAAACACCATAGCCCTTAGTTTTATGGCTTATGCTATAACAAGTGTCATATGGGTACTTTACGCTTACTCTCTTGCCTTCGGTGCAGATGTGCACGGTATCATCGGTAATTTGCAATATCTTTTTATGAACGGAGTGACATCTAACACGATTCATCCATCTACCAATATACCTGAGTTTATATACGCTGGATTTCAATTAGCTTTTGCTGCTATAGCTGTGGCTTTGATAAGTGGTTCTTTGATAGAAAGGCTAAAGTTTAGTGCATGGCTTGTGATAGTGCCTCTTTGTATTTCATTTGTGTATGTTCCTGTGGCTCACTGGGTATGGGGAGGTGGATGGTTAGCTAAGCTTGGAGCTGTTGATTTTGCAGGTGGTATCGTTATCCATATAACTGCTGGTTTTGGTGGTCTTGCCGGTGCTCTTGTGCTTGGTAAACGTAAAAATACACAGCTTGTGCCAAACAACGTAGCTTATACTGTGCTTGGGGCTGGTCTTCTTTGGTTTGGATGGTTTGGTTTTAACGCTGGTTCAGAAGTGGCAGCTGATGGCATAGCTTCAAGTGCATGGCTTGTAACAAACACAGCCGGAGCCATAGCGGCTATATCCTGGATGATAACAGAATGGAAGATCCACGGAAAACCCACAACGCTCGGTATAGCCTCTGGTGCCATAGCAGGTTTGGCTGGTATAACCCCTGCTTCTGGTTATGTAAACATCATGGGTGCTATGGTTATAGGTATATTGGCTGGTGTATTGCCTGTGCTTGCGGTATCTTGGCTAAAACCAAAGCTTGGTTACGATGACGCTCTTGATGTATTTGGAGTGCATGGTGTAGCAAGTTTCTTCGGTGTTATTTTAACTGGTGTGTTTGCAGATCCATCTATAAACCCTTCTGAAAAAGGTATTTTGTACGGAAATTCTCATCTTCTTATAGCCCAAATAATAGCATCTATATCTACTATGATTTACGCTTTTGTGGTAAGCTTTGTTATCTTTAAAATAGTAGATATAACGATGGGTATAAGGATAAGAAAAGAAGAGGAGATAGAAGGCTTAGACTCAGTAGCTCATGGTGAAACAGCTTACAACTAA